From the Limanda limanda chromosome 2, fLimLim1.1, whole genome shotgun sequence genome, one window contains:
- the mmaa gene encoding methylmalonic aciduria type A protein, mitochondrial: MFHKMERSGLSLLRHILSSSTSSSTRTCCLHQRVLTASLPCHRTPVWVPSHQHRRNGSTALSQHIQDLSGPEQRLLSKLYEGLIGGQRASLAECITLVETRHPRKRELAQVLLQKVLAYRTQQEAGNGGKPVAFRVGLSGPPGAGKSSFIEVVGKMLTERGHKVSVLAVDPSSCTTGGSLLGDKTRMTELSRDMNAFIRPSPTSGTLGGVTRTTNEAVVLCEGAGYDLVLVETVGVGQSEFAVADMVDMFVLLIPPAGGDELQGIKRGIIERADLVVVTKSDGDLVVPARRIQTEYTSALKLLRRQSRSWNPKVVRASSYTGEGIPELWATIESYRDAMLAGGELQGRRKAQQKVWMWSLIQENVLSHFRNHPSVGEALPHLEAEVTRGAISPGLAADLLLKAFSSSSSSS; the protein is encoded by the exons ATGTTCCACAAAATGGAGCGGTCCGGTCTCTCCCTCCTCCGccacatcctctcctcctccacctcctcctccaccaggacGTGCTGCCTCCACCAGAGAGTCCTCACAGCCTCCCTCCCCTGTCACCGCACCCCCGTCTGGGTTCCCAGCCACCAGCACCGCAGGAACGGGAGCACGGCCCTCAGCCAGCACATCCAGGACCTGAGCGGCCCCGAGCAGAGACTGCTGAGCAAACTGTACGAGGGATTGATCGGAGGACAGCGGGCGTCTCTGGCCGAGTGCATCACTCTGGTGGAGACACGGCATCCCAGGAAGAGAGAGCTGGCGCAGGTGCTGCTGCAGAAGGTGCTGGCCTACAGGACGCAGCAGGAGGCTGGAAACGGAGGGAAGCCCGTGGCCTTCAGAGTAG GTCTGTCGGGTCCTCCTGGGGCAGGGAAGTCCTCCTTCATCGAGGTGGTGGGGAAGATGTTGACAGAACGTGGACACAAAGTATCCGTGCTGGCGGTGGACCCGTCCTCCTGCACTACAGGAG GGTCTCTGCTGGGTGACAAGACTCGTATGACTGAACTGTCCAGAGACATGAACGCCTTCATCAGGCCGTCCCCGACCTCGGGAACACTGGGCGGAGTCACCAGAACCACCAACGAGGCCGTGGTTCTGTGTGAGGGAGCAGGATACGACCTCGTCCTGGTGGAGACAGTAG GTGTGGGCCAGTCGGAGTTTGCGGTGGCCGACATGGTCGACATGTTTGTGCTGCTGAttccaccagcagggggcgacgaACTCCAG GGCATCAAGAGGGGCATCATCGAGAGGGCCGACCTGGTGGTGGTGACGAAGTCGGATGGAGACCTGGTGGTGCCGGCCAGGAGGATCCAGACCGAATACACCAGCGCTCTCAAGCTGCTCAGGAGGCAGAGCAGATCCTGGAACCCAAAG gTGGTGCGCGCCTCCTCTTACACCGGTGAGGGCATCCCGGAGCTGTGGGCCACGATCGAGTCGTACAGAGACGCCATGTTAGCCGGCGGTGAGCTGCAGGGCCGGAGGAAGGCCCAGCAGAAGGTCTGGATGTGGAGTCTGATCCAGGAGAACGTCCTCAGCCATTTCCGAAATCACCCCAGTGTCGGAGAGGCTCTGCCCCACCTGGAGGCGGAGGTCACCAGAGGAGCCATCTCTCCAGGCCTGGCTGCTGACCTGCTCCTGaaagccttctcctcctcttcatcttcatcgtAA